From the Mycobacterium sp. DL592 genome, the window CCCGCCAGCATCTGGCACACCTCGACGGTCGGCTGGCTGCCGTGCCCGGGCACCAGGTGCTCGTCGGTGGAGGCACCGCTGCCGTCACACAGATGCAGATGGACCAGGCCGTCGCCCATCCTGCGGGCCATGTCGAGCGCATCGGTGCCCGCGGTCGCCGTGTGTGACAGGTCCAGCGTGTAGTGCGCGTGGTTGCCGTCCAGGGGGTCGTAAGAGGGCGCGAACGCCGAGACCCCCACCCCCGGACGGCCGCCACGCTTGCGCATCCGCTCGATCGACGGCTGACCCGAACCGAAGAACCGGTCGGCGCGGAACGGGAACATGTTCTCCACGGCGACCATGACGTCGCTGCGGGTCTCGAGTTCGGCGACCTGATCGCTGAACCCGTCGGCGTAGCGCCGCTGCCAGCGAAACGGCGGGTGCACCACCACGGTCTGCGCGCCGAGGCGCTCGGCGGCCTGCACACTGCGGGTGAGTTTCGGGATCGGGTTGGCACCCCAAACCCGTTGGGAGATCAGCAGACACGGCGCGTGCACCGACAGCACCGGCATGTTGTAGCGGCGGGACAGCTTCGCGATCGCCCCGACGTCCTGGCTGACCGTCTCGGCCCACACCATCAGTTCGACACCGTCATAGCCCAGCTCGGCGGCGTACTCGAACGCGGCCTCGGTCCTCAGCGGATAGACCGAGGCCGTCGAAAGACCGACCTTGATGGCTGGGCGCACTGCCGAATCAGGTCGACTGCAACAGGGCCAGCGGCCCGAGCGTGACCAGCGCACCGACCGCGACCGCGATCAGTGTGCTGGCGATGTCCTCGGTCTTGCGGACCACCCGCACGGCCACCACCAGGCCGAGGATGACCAACACCGACAGCACCAGCGCGACGATGTTGTTCCACCGCCACAGCTGGTCGAATGCGATGAACAGCCCGGCGCCGAACGCCACCGCCAGGAACGACTGGCCCACCACGATCAGCGCCCGCCACAACGCGGCGAGCTTGCCCTCCCGGGGCTGGGCATCCTCGTCGGCCGCCGCATCGGTGGCCACCGCGACCGCCGCACCGTCGTGCTCGTCCTCCTGCTCGACGCCGCGGCGGGCCAGATCGTCGGCCACGGTCTGGCCGCCGAACAGCGTTCCGCCCGACGACCGCAGATAGGACTGCAGTTCGGCGGCGCTGTCGTCGTGTTCCTCGGCGCTCAGGTCCAGGGCGGCCGCTTCGTCGACCGGGTCGAAGGCCATCTGCTCGGCATCGGAGTCCGCCGACTGCTCAGCCGGCCGGCGCAGTGGACGGGGGTCATGACTGCGTTCGGGCCCACGCTCACGGCGGGGGGTGGGCGCCTCGGAACGCTGCGGGGGCACCTCGAAGGGACGCGGCGGGGACACCGGAGCGACAGCGGCCGCTGTCGCAGTCGCCGAACCGTTGGTGGCGGCCGGCTCACTGACCGGCTCGGGGGCGACGGACTCCTCAGTCGTCTCGACTACCGGTTCCTGGGCGGTGTCCTCGACGTCGTCGTCAACTCGGATGGCGGGGAACTCGCCAGTGCGGATGATGGGGATCTCGCCGGTGAGCTCGGCGACGGTCACCGCGTCACTGTTGCCACGGCGCCGCCTGCGCCGGCCGCCGACCGGCGGCGAACCGATCGTGCCGTTCTTGGCCAGCAGCTCGGCCACCGAGATGGGCCGGCTCGGCGTTTCATCTGCAGTCATCGTGTGCCTCTCGATCGGGCGGGAGTCGGCCGATCAAAATCCTTGCTTTTAGCATCCCCCACCGATGTTTCCACCAGGGCGGTTCCATCGGCTTCACTGTCGAGTCGGCGCAGGATGATGCCTTCACGCAGCGCCCACGGACAGATGTCGACGTACTCCAACGACAGTGCTCGCATACTCGCCTCCGCCACCAGAGCACCCGCCACGATCTGCGGCGCCCGCTCGGCGCTGACTCCTTCCAGCTCGGCCCGGTCAGCCGTGGTCATCCTAGAGATGAAAGATATGAGTTGCCTCAGGCCGTTGGCGGTCAGCGTGCGCTTGACCCGCGGACCGGCTCCCGACGGCGCAGCGCCGGTAAGCCGGGCCAGCGAGCGGAACGTCTTGGAGGTCGCCACCGCCAGGTCGGGCTCCCCTGCCGACAGGACCGCCGCGGCGGACTCGGCGAGCTCGTTGTCCAGCCAGTCGCGCAGCATCGCCACCCGGCGCCGGCCAGGCGGATCGTCCGGAATCCACTCGCGGGTGAGCCGGCCGGCACCCAACGGCAGCGACATCGCGACCTCGGGCGCCTCGTCGACACCGTTGGACAGCTCCAGCGAGCCGCCGCCGATATCGAGGTTGATGATCCGGCCCGCGCTCCAGCCGTACCACCGGCGCACCGCCAGGAAGGTCAGCCGCGACTCGTTGGCGCCGGAGAGCACCTGCAGGTTGACCCCGGTCTCGGCCAGCACCCTGGCCAGCACGTCCTCGGAGTTCTTGGCGTCACGCACCGCCGAGGTGGCGAAGGCCATCAGGTCTGCGCAGCCCGAACTGGCCGCGATCTTGGCGAACTCGTCGACGGTGTCGACGAGCTTGTCGGCACCGCGGCGGGTCAGCTTGCCGGAGTCATCGATCGCCTCGGCCAGACGCAGCGCCGCCTTGGTCGAACTCATCGGGGTGGGATGACCGCCCCGATGGGCATCGACCACCAACAGATGAACCGTATTGCTGCCCACGTCGAGCACGCCGAGTCGCACGTGAACAACCTATCTGTAGTGGCCCGCCCAAGATTCGGGGCGCGGAGATTTCGTCTACCGTTACCACTGTGACGCATGGGCATCCTGGCGAGGTTGAACTGGACTTCCCCCGCGAATGGGTGGAGTTCTTCGACCCGGACAACCCCGAGCACCTGATCGCGGCGGATCTGACCTGGCTGCTCTCGCACTGGACCTGCGTGTTCGGCACGCCGGCGTGCAAGGGCACCGTCGAAGGCCGGCCGGACGACGGCTGCTGCTCACACGGGGCCTTCCTGTCCGACGACGACGACATTGCCCGACTCGACGACGCCGTCAAACAGCTCACCGACGCCGACTGGCAGTTCCGGGACAAGGGGCTGGGCCGCAAGGGCTACCTCGAGATGGACGAGTACGACGACAAACCCAACCTGCGGACCCGCAAGTACAAGGGCGCCTGCATCTTCCTCAACCGGCCCGGGTTCGGCGCCGGCGTC encodes:
- a CDS encoding sugar phosphate isomerase/epimerase, yielding MRPAIKVGLSTASVYPLRTEAAFEYAAELGYDGVELMVWAETVSQDVGAIAKLSRRYNMPVLSVHAPCLLISQRVWGANPIPKLTRSVQAAERLGAQTVVVHPPFRWQRRYADGFSDQVAELETRSDVMVAVENMFPFRADRFFGSGQPSIERMRKRGGRPGVGVSAFAPSYDPLDGNHAHYTLDLSHTATAGTDALDMARRMGDGLVHLHLCDGSGASTDEHLVPGHGSQPTVEVCQMLAGSDFAGHVVLEVTTSGARTKAEREALLSESLQFARTHLLR
- a CDS encoding Ppx/GppA phosphatase family protein; amino-acid sequence: MRLGVLDVGSNTVHLLVVDAHRGGHPTPMSSTKAALRLAEAIDDSGKLTRRGADKLVDTVDEFAKIAASSGCADLMAFATSAVRDAKNSEDVLARVLAETGVNLQVLSGANESRLTFLAVRRWYGWSAGRIINLDIGGGSLELSNGVDEAPEVAMSLPLGAGRLTREWIPDDPPGRRRVAMLRDWLDNELAESAAAVLSAGEPDLAVATSKTFRSLARLTGAAPSGAGPRVKRTLTANGLRQLISFISRMTTADRAELEGVSAERAPQIVAGALVAEASMRALSLEYVDICPWALREGIILRRLDSEADGTALVETSVGDAKSKDFDRPTPARSRGTR